Proteins co-encoded in one Thermochromatium tepidum ATCC 43061 genomic window:
- the ilvN gene encoding acetolactate synthase small subunit → MRHIIAVLLENEAGALSRVAGLFSARGYNIESLTVAPTDDPTLSRMTLVTTGNDEVVEQIKKQLNKLIDTVKLVDLSEGDHIEREMMMVKVRAERPDREELKRLADIFRAKIIDVTDVSYVIELTGASRKLDAFIEALPEGLIIEVVRSGPTGIARGAKGLTL, encoded by the coding sequence ATGAGGCACATCATCGCCGTGCTGCTGGAGAACGAGGCCGGGGCGCTGTCGCGCGTCGCCGGGCTGTTTTCGGCCCGTGGCTACAACATCGAATCGCTCACGGTCGCCCCCACCGATGACCCCACGCTCTCACGCATGACGCTGGTGACGACCGGCAACGACGAGGTCGTCGAGCAGATCAAGAAGCAACTGAACAAGCTCATCGACACGGTCAAACTCGTCGATCTGTCCGAGGGCGATCACATCGAGCGCGAGATGATGATGGTCAAGGTGCGCGCCGAGCGTCCCGACCGCGAGGAACTCAAGCGGTTGGCGGACATCTTCCGCGCCAAGATCATCGACGTGACCGATGTCAGCTATGTCATCGAACTGACCGGCGCCTCGCGTAAACTAGATGCCTTCATCGAGGCGCTGCCCGAGGGGCTGATCATCGAGGTCGTCCGCTCTGGCCCGACCGGCATCGCCCGTGGCGCTAAGGGGCTGACCCTATAA
- the ybgC gene encoding tol-pal system-associated acyl-CoA thioesterase, with the protein MPPQTPGAQSSFDWPVRVYYEDTDAAGVVFYANYLRFMERGRTEWLRALGFEQDRLRVEQGVIFAVTAVELKYLTPARFNDLLTVRSSLSHKGGASLAFEQDILRVADQAVCCRGAVKVVCLDALTLRPRRLPDRLAAAI; encoded by the coding sequence ATGCCGCCCCAGACTCCAGGCGCACAGTCCAGTTTTGACTGGCCGGTACGCGTCTATTACGAGGACACAGACGCCGCCGGTGTCGTCTTCTATGCCAACTATCTACGCTTCATGGAGCGTGGTCGCACCGAGTGGCTGCGGGCGCTCGGCTTCGAACAGGACCGACTGCGCGTGGAACAGGGCGTGATCTTTGCGGTCACAGCGGTCGAGCTCAAGTATCTGACCCCGGCGCGTTTCAACGATCTCTTGACGGTGCGTTCGAGTCTCAGCCACAAGGGCGGCGCCAGTCTGGCCTTTGAACAGGACATCCTGCGCGTCGCCGATCAGGCCGTCTGCTGTCGCGGCGCGGTCAAGGTGGTGTGTCTCGATGCCCTGACCCTGCGTCCGCGCCGGCTTCCGGATCGGCTGGCGGCGGCGATCTGA
- the tolA gene encoding cell envelope integrity protein TolA, protein MWEILRVNPRAFYGSLGLHLLFALLFFVGVDVLKPRSDIVSKARVVQASLVSDRALEALVSDLETGTPELPKGATPETGRGSERSVPALPESELPVPDPTVAESPARPQPSEPQSPQPDPAELEAQRLAAEEEARRAAELAAQREAEEAARREALEREAQRQAELEAQRRAEGQAAQARRRAEQEAEARARAEEEARRQAELERQQAEEQRLARARAETERRLAEQEARRQQAERERLRQEAERLAAEEATQLEAELERERQQRLAKEAERLAQEEERRLVEEEPLERYHREQLAREQEALGERRAQEAQRAPDADLGSQLDFAQSAREADRYVPFIRERVRQIWVRPPGVSPDLVTVVSVRLIPGGEVVPNSVRIVQSSGHPAFDQSVVAAVYNASPLPVPSGPSFERFFREFDLTFSP, encoded by the coding sequence ATGTGGGAGATCTTGCGCGTCAATCCGCGCGCCTTCTATGGGTCGCTCGGACTGCATCTGCTCTTTGCGCTGTTGTTCTTCGTCGGGGTCGATGTCCTCAAGCCCAGGTCAGACATCGTCTCCAAGGCGCGCGTGGTCCAGGCGAGTCTGGTCTCGGATCGGGCGCTGGAGGCGCTGGTCTCCGATCTGGAGACCGGAACGCCCGAATTACCGAAGGGCGCGACGCCGGAGACGGGTCGTGGGAGCGAGAGGTCGGTTCCGGCGCTGCCTGAATCTGAGTTGCCTGTACCCGATCCCACGGTGGCTGAAAGCCCCGCACGACCCCAGCCGTCCGAGCCGCAATCACCCCAACCCGATCCGGCCGAGCTGGAGGCCCAGCGTCTCGCCGCCGAGGAAGAAGCCCGGCGCGCGGCTGAGCTGGCCGCCCAGCGCGAGGCCGAGGAGGCGGCCCGGCGCGAGGCCCTGGAGCGCGAGGCCCAGCGTCAGGCCGAATTGGAGGCCCAGCGTCGTGCCGAAGGGCAGGCCGCCCAGGCACGCCGTCGCGCCGAGCAGGAGGCCGAGGCCCGAGCGCGTGCCGAGGAAGAAGCGCGTCGTCAGGCCGAGCTCGAACGTCAGCAGGCGGAAGAGCAACGTCTGGCGCGCGCGCGGGCCGAGACCGAGCGTCGGCTAGCCGAACAAGAGGCGCGGCGACAGCAGGCCGAGCGCGAACGCCTACGCCAGGAGGCCGAGCGGCTGGCCGCCGAGGAGGCGACCCAGCTCGAGGCGGAGCTGGAGCGCGAGCGTCAGCAACGCCTCGCTAAGGAGGCGGAACGGCTGGCCCAGGAGGAAGAACGCCGTCTGGTCGAGGAGGAGCCGCTGGAACGTTACCACCGTGAACAGTTGGCGCGCGAGCAGGAGGCCCTGGGCGAGCGCCGCGCCCAGGAGGCCCAGCGGGCGCCTGACGCCGATTTGGGGTCACAGCTCGATTTCGCTCAGAGTGCGCGCGAGGCCGATCGCTATGTGCCGTTCATCCGTGAGCGCGTGCGTCAGATCTGGGTCCGTCCGCCGGGGGTCAGTCCAGATTTGGTCACCGTGGTCTCGGTGCGCCTGATCCCCGGCGGCGAGGTCGTGCCCAACAGCGTGCGCATCGTGCAGAGCAGCGGCCACCCGGCGTTCGATCAATCCGTGGTAGCCGCCGTGTATAATGCCTCACCGCTGCCCGTCCCCTCGGGGCCGTCCTTCGAGCGCTTCTTCCGCGAATTCGATCTCACCTTTTCGCCTTGA
- the ybgF gene encoding tol-pal system protein YbgF produces the protein MQPSIRSVFMVLALGGLSATSLWAADPELEGRIGRLERILENQSGSELLLQMQRLQSEVQELRGLVEQQRFDIERLQRQQRDQFLDLDARLTGATRASAPEGSEIRGAAPQSGSLETSDAGLEAMPEANPPAGAPVAPGPVGIPSLPAPETQGANERDLYTQAFESLKAHRYQEAKTAFNDLLRRYPHGAYTDNARYWLGETYYVLREYPDALAEYNRLVELSPASPKVPGALLKIGLIQYEQNAVEQARATLERVIRDYPNSTEARLAQDRLKRGARTSRP, from the coding sequence ATGCAACCGTCCATTCGATCAGTGTTCATGGTGTTGGCCCTGGGCGGGCTGAGTGCAACCAGCCTGTGGGCCGCCGATCCCGAGCTCGAAGGGCGCATCGGGCGTCTCGAACGCATCCTGGAGAACCAGAGCGGTTCGGAGCTGCTGTTGCAGATGCAGCGTCTGCAAAGCGAGGTACAAGAACTGCGCGGGCTGGTCGAGCAGCAAAGGTTCGACATCGAACGCCTCCAGCGCCAGCAGCGCGATCAGTTCCTGGATCTCGACGCACGGCTTACCGGCGCCACGCGCGCGTCGGCGCCAGAAGGCAGCGAGATCAGGGGGGCGGCGCCCCAATCTGGATCCTTGGAGACGAGTGACGCCGGATTGGAGGCGATGCCCGAGGCCAATCCGCCTGCGGGGGCGCCAGTAGCCCCGGGGCCGGTCGGGATCCCGTCCCTGCCCGCCCCCGAGACCCAGGGGGCTAATGAACGCGACCTCTACACCCAGGCCTTCGAGTCTCTCAAGGCCCACAGGTACCAGGAGGCCAAGACCGCCTTCAACGATCTGCTGCGTCGCTATCCGCATGGCGCATACACAGATAACGCCCGCTACTGGCTCGGCGAGACCTACTATGTGCTGCGTGAATATCCAGATGCCCTGGCCGAATACAACCGGCTGGTCGAACTCAGTCCGGCCAGCCCCAAGGTGCCGGGCGCACTGCTCAAGATTGGCCTCATCCAGTATGAGCAGAACGCCGTCGAGCAGGCCAGGGCGACCCTGGAACGGGTGATCCGCGATTATCCGAACAGCACCGAGGCCAGGCTCGCCCAAGATCGCCTGAAACGGGGCGCACGCACATCGCGCCCCTGA
- a CDS encoding HD-GYP domain-containing protein, with protein MPTDTQVLFIDVDELRVGLYIYLDLGWIEHPFAFNHFKIKSESQIETIRGLGLKHVRWSPELSDLAPPVSDPKGPDQQIAPRPSTEQSRQRLVEQQASLARCEREFAQAARTVRELFRLAPSHPDQVRERAQALAGSLVQELLSQNESCIRLLSEQAGEQTALHSINVSVIALLLGQRLGLERTRLDQLVLGAVLHDIGKCQLPERVRWIDTSSSAAERKLFQRHVGEGIELARRMQLDPEIVSIIAQHHEYVDGSGFPAHLSGEQMGELGRIVSLVNHYDTLCNPANPVTAITPHQALSIMFAQSRDKFDANILAVFIRMMGVYPPGSVVVLSDGRYALVVSVNSARPLKPSVIIHDPRVAREEAPVVDLEQTNGLCIQRSIRPLQLPRPAFDYLLPRQRICYFFERARLHDADPAT; from the coding sequence ATGCCCACTGATACCCAGGTGCTGTTCATCGATGTCGATGAGCTGCGCGTCGGTCTATACATCTATCTGGACCTCGGCTGGATAGAGCATCCATTCGCGTTCAATCACTTCAAGATCAAGTCCGAAAGCCAGATCGAGACCATTCGCGGACTCGGCCTCAAGCACGTGCGCTGGTCGCCCGAGCTCAGCGACCTCGCGCCACCGGTCAGTGATCCGAAGGGCCCTGACCAGCAGATCGCACCACGCCCGTCCACCGAGCAATCGCGTCAGCGTCTCGTGGAACAACAGGCCAGCCTGGCGCGCTGCGAGCGTGAGTTCGCCCAGGCGGCACGGACCGTCCGCGAGCTCTTCAGGCTCGCCCCCTCTCACCCGGATCAGGTGCGCGAACGGGCGCAAGCCCTGGCTGGATCCCTGGTGCAAGAGCTCCTGAGTCAGAATGAGTCCTGTATCCGTCTGCTGTCGGAGCAGGCCGGCGAACAGACCGCCTTGCATTCGATCAACGTCTCGGTCATCGCCCTGCTGCTCGGTCAGCGTTTGGGACTTGAGCGGACGCGGCTCGATCAGCTCGTACTCGGGGCGGTCCTGCACGACATCGGCAAGTGTCAGCTGCCGGAGCGGGTGCGTTGGATCGACACCTCGTCCAGCGCCGCCGAACGCAAGCTGTTTCAGCGTCATGTCGGTGAAGGGATCGAGCTGGCCAGACGGATGCAGCTCGATCCCGAGATCGTCTCAATCATCGCCCAGCATCACGAGTATGTCGATGGCAGTGGCTTTCCGGCCCATCTGAGCGGCGAGCAGATGGGTGAGCTGGGTCGTATCGTGTCACTGGTCAACCATTATGACACCCTGTGCAACCCGGCCAACCCGGTGACCGCCATCACCCCGCATCAGGCCCTATCGATCATGTTTGCCCAGTCACGCGACAAGTTCGACGCCAACATCCTGGCGGTCTTTATCCGCATGATGGGTGTCTATCCCCCTGGTTCGGTGGTGGTGCTCAGCGACGGGCGTTATGCCCTGGTGGTCTCGGTGAATTCTGCGCGCCCGCTCAAGCCGAGTGTGATCATCCATGACCCCCGGGTCGCCCGTGAGGAGGCACCCGTCGTGGACCTCGAGCAGACGAACGGGCTGTGTATCCAGCGCAGCATTAGGCCGCTCCAGCTCCCGCGCCCGGCCTTCGACTATCTGCTCCCCCGCCAGCGCATCTGTTATTTCTTTGAACGGGCACGCCTCCATGACGCGGACCCCGCGACCTGA
- the tolQ gene encoding protein TolQ: MTSDLSLFALILEASLVVKLVLLVLVAASIISWTLILDRARVLGRARKLADRFEERFWSGGDLGALYKDLSQDEQGGQGLAVIFRSGFKEFVRLRKVEDTDMASVLQGAERSMRVALSREMDRLEAHLAFLATVGSTSPYIGLFGTVWGIMQSFHALGNLEQATLALVAPGISEALVATAIGLFAAIPAVIAYNRYSNQVERLNNRYEEFIEEFATLLQRQGRG; the protein is encoded by the coding sequence ATGACATCCGATCTGTCTCTGTTCGCTCTGATCCTCGAGGCCAGCCTGGTGGTGAAGCTGGTGCTGCTCGTGCTAGTCGCGGCCTCGATCATCTCCTGGACCCTGATCCTAGACCGTGCCCGCGTCCTTGGACGCGCGCGCAAGCTGGCCGATCGTTTCGAGGAGCGCTTCTGGTCCGGCGGCGACCTAGGTGCGCTCTATAAGGATCTGAGCCAGGACGAGCAGGGCGGTCAGGGGTTGGCGGTGATCTTTCGCTCTGGTTTCAAGGAGTTCGTGCGGCTGCGCAAGGTCGAGGACACCGACATGGCGTCCGTGCTGCAAGGGGCCGAGCGTTCGATGCGCGTGGCCTTAAGCCGCGAGATGGATCGGCTTGAGGCCCATCTCGCCTTCCTGGCCACCGTCGGCTCGACCAGCCCCTACATCGGTCTATTCGGCACCGTCTGGGGCATCATGCAGTCCTTCCATGCCCTCGGTAACCTTGAGCAGGCGACCCTGGCCCTAGTCGCGCCCGGGATCTCGGAGGCGCTGGTCGCCACGGCGATCGGACTCTTCGCTGCTATCCCGGCCGTCATCGCCTACAACCGTTACTCCAACCAGGTCGAGCGGCTCAATAACCGCTACGAGGAGTTCATCGAGGAGTTTGCGACCCTGCTCCAGCGCCAGGGGCGCGGCTGA
- the tolB gene encoding Tol-Pal system beta propeller repeat protein TolB, whose product MSRHTRPLHLLLIFTLVLSLAGLEQVLATPRLNIEITGGIEAAQPIAIVPFGTAEGLIPPVDMAAIIGADLARTGRFKPMPTRDMLDMPTTREEVDFRDWSLLGMNNLVIGRVEPDPRGYRVSFTLFDVFRATELASSSLVSTKSGMRQTAHRIADAIYEKLTGQPGVAATRIAYVTSTGSGPDLSVTLRVADADGYNPQTIVSSSEPLMSPAWSPDGQRLAYVSFENKRAAIYIQELSSGRRELVASYPGINGSPAFSPDGTRLAMTLSKDGNPDIYSLNLISRELTRLTDHYAIDTEPSWSPDGQWIIFTSNRGGSPQIYRMAATGGPAERLSREGDYNARASYAPDGRSIVMVTRVNGAFRIGLLDLARGVMRLLSRGDLDESPSFAPNGALIIYATLHEGRGVLATTSVEGGISQRLTQDSGQVREPAWSPLRR is encoded by the coding sequence ATGAGCCGACACACCCGCCCGCTCCATCTCCTACTCATCTTCACCCTTGTCTTGAGCCTTGCCGGCCTGGAGCAGGTATTGGCCACCCCCCGACTCAATATCGAGATCACCGGCGGCATCGAGGCCGCCCAGCCCATCGCCATCGTCCCCTTCGGCACCGCCGAGGGTCTGATCCCGCCGGTCGACATGGCCGCCATCATCGGCGCCGATCTCGCCCGCACCGGGCGCTTCAAGCCGATGCCGACCCGCGACATGCTCGACATGCCGACCACGCGCGAGGAGGTCGACTTCCGCGACTGGAGCCTGCTCGGCATGAACAACCTGGTCATCGGCCGGGTCGAACCGGACCCCAGGGGCTATCGGGTGAGCTTCACGCTCTTCGACGTCTTTCGCGCCACCGAGCTGGCGAGTTCGAGCCTGGTCAGCACCAAGTCCGGGATGCGCCAGACCGCGCACCGCATCGCCGACGCGATCTACGAAAAACTCACCGGCCAGCCGGGCGTGGCCGCCACCCGCATCGCCTATGTCACCTCGACCGGCAGCGGCCCGGACCTGAGCGTGACCCTGCGTGTGGCCGATGCCGACGGCTACAATCCGCAGACCATCGTCTCCTCGTCCGAACCCCTGATGTCGCCTGCCTGGTCGCCGGATGGCCAGCGCCTCGCCTATGTCTCGTTCGAGAACAAGCGCGCGGCCATCTATATCCAGGAGCTCAGCTCAGGACGGCGCGAACTGGTCGCCAGCTATCCGGGCATCAACGGCTCACCGGCCTTCTCGCCTGACGGCACGCGCCTGGCGATGACGCTCTCCAAGGACGGCAATCCCGACATCTACAGCCTCAACCTGATCAGCCGCGAGCTGACCCGGCTCACCGATCACTATGCGATCGATACCGAGCCGTCCTGGTCACCTGACGGGCAGTGGATCATCTTCACCTCGAATCGCGGCGGCAGCCCCCAGATCTATCGCATGGCCGCCACAGGCGGCCCGGCCGAGCGCCTCAGCCGCGAGGGTGACTACAATGCGCGGGCCTCCTATGCGCCGGATGGGCGCTCGATCGTCATGGTCACGCGCGTCAACGGCGCCTTTCGCATCGGACTGCTCGATCTGGCGCGCGGTGTGATGCGCCTGCTCAGCCGCGGCGATCTGGACGAGTCGCCGAGTTTCGCACCCAATGGCGCCCTGATCATCTATGCCACCCTCCATGAGGGTCGTGGCGTGCTGGCGACGACCTCGGTCGAGGGTGGCATCAGTCAGCGTCTCACCCAGGACTCGGGTCAGGTGCGTGAACCGGCCTGGTCGCCGCTGAGACGTTGA
- the ilvB gene encoding biosynthetic-type acetolactate synthase large subunit, which translates to MSLTTAAQPDGAAPELSGAEIVIQALVDEGVELVFGYPGGAVLHIYDALFKQGSLKHILVRHEQAAAHAADGYARATGKCGVCLVTSGPGATNTVTGIATAYMDSIPLVVLTGQVPTPFIGSDAFQEVDTVGITRPCVKHNFLVKDVRDLALTIRKAFHIATTGRPGPVVVDIPKDVTDPNVRIPYVYPRQIRLRSYNPVEKGHPGQIRKAVDLMLTAKRPVFYTGGGVVLGDGSAQLTELVKATGFPITSTLMGLGAFPMTDPQFLGMLGMHGTYEANMAMHEADVLIAVGARFDDRVTGKIEHFCPHARIIHIDVDPSSIAKNVKVDVPIVGQVASVLADMLRVYREQQTKSPTHALDDWWAKIGEWRALKCLKYPASTEVIKPQFAVETLYRVTNGELYLTSDVGQHQMFAAQFYPFDKPRRWINSGGLGTMGYGLPAAIGVQLAHPEAQVACISGEASILMCIQELATCQQYRLPIKVVLLNNGYMGMVRQWQELFYESRYSHSYVDALPDFVKLAESFGHIGMRVERPEHLEDAMREAFARRDRLVFMDVIVDPTENVYPMIAAGKGHHEMQLSPSHSDRELA; encoded by the coding sequence GTGTCACTGACTACTGCTGCACAACCGGACGGGGCCGCGCCGGAACTGAGCGGGGCTGAGATCGTCATCCAGGCGCTGGTCGATGAGGGTGTCGAGCTGGTCTTCGGTTATCCTGGCGGGGCCGTACTGCATATCTACGACGCCTTGTTCAAACAGGGCTCGCTCAAGCACATCCTGGTGCGTCACGAGCAGGCGGCGGCCCATGCGGCCGATGGCTATGCGCGCGCCACCGGCAAGTGCGGCGTCTGCCTCGTGACTTCAGGGCCGGGTGCAACCAATACGGTCACAGGGATCGCCACCGCCTACATGGACTCGATCCCCTTGGTGGTCCTGACCGGACAGGTGCCCACGCCCTTCATCGGCAGCGATGCCTTCCAAGAGGTCGACACGGTCGGCATTACTCGTCCCTGCGTCAAGCACAACTTCTTGGTCAAGGACGTGCGCGATCTCGCCCTGACCATCCGCAAGGCGTTCCATATCGCGACCACGGGGCGTCCGGGTCCGGTGGTGGTCGACATCCCCAAGGATGTCACCGACCCCAACGTCAGGATCCCCTACGTCTATCCGCGCCAGATCAGGCTGCGTTCCTACAACCCCGTGGAGAAGGGCCATCCCGGCCAGATCCGCAAGGCGGTGGATCTGATGCTCACGGCCAAGCGCCCGGTGTTCTATACCGGGGGCGGCGTGGTGCTCGGCGATGGCTCGGCGCAGCTGACCGAATTGGTCAAGGCGACCGGCTTCCCAATCACCAGCACCCTGATGGGACTGGGCGCCTTCCCCATGACCGATCCGCAGTTCCTCGGCATGCTCGGGATGCACGGCACCTATGAGGCCAATATGGCGATGCACGAGGCCGATGTGCTGATCGCCGTCGGGGCGCGCTTCGACGATCGCGTCACCGGCAAGATCGAACACTTCTGCCCGCATGCCCGGATCATCCATATCGACGTCGATCCATCCTCGATCGCCAAGAACGTCAAGGTCGATGTCCCCATCGTGGGTCAGGTCGCGAGCGTGCTCGCCGACATGCTCAGGGTCTACCGCGAGCAGCAGACCAAGTCGCCCACCCATGCGCTCGACGACTGGTGGGCCAAGATCGGCGAGTGGCGCGCCCTCAAGTGTCTCAAGTATCCGGCCAGCACCGAGGTCATCAAGCCGCAGTTCGCGGTCGAGACCCTCTACAGGGTCACCAACGGCGAGCTCTATCTGACCTCCGATGTCGGCCAGCACCAGATGTTCGCCGCCCAGTTTTATCCATTCGACAAGCCAAGACGCTGGATCAACTCGGGCGGGCTCGGCACCATGGGCTATGGCCTGCCGGCGGCGATCGGCGTCCAACTCGCCCACCCCGAGGCCCAGGTGGCCTGTATCTCGGGCGAGGCCAGCATCCTGATGTGCATCCAGGAGCTCGCGACCTGTCAGCAATACCGGCTCCCGATCAAGGTGGTGCTGCTCAACAATGGCTATATGGGCATGGTGCGCCAGTGGCAGGAGCTGTTCTACGAGAGCCGTTATTCACATTCCTATGTCGACGCCCTGCCCGACTTCGTCAAGCTCGCCGAGAGCTTCGGCCATATCGGGATGCGTGTGGAACGGCCCGAGCATCTGGAAGACGCGATGCGCGAGGCCTTCGCGAGGCGCGATCGACTCGTGTTCATGGATGTGATCGTCGATCCGACCGAGAACGTCTATCCCATGATCGCCGCCGGCAAGGGCCATCACGAGATGCAGCTCTCGCCGAGTCATTCCGACCGCGAACTAGCCTGA
- the pal gene encoding peptidoglycan-associated lipoprotein Pal: MTATRTMRLAALPLILFCAGLAGCASRPMSGDTSASTPGPGTTVGGATTTAPLESSRPTYAGPWEDPSSPLYERTIYFDYDSAEIKSQYLNLIRTHARYLGSQPDRRVTLEGHTDERGTREYNLALGDQRAEAVRRFMLAEGVPAKQLATLSYGEERPADPGHSEASWRLNRRVILQY, from the coding sequence ATGACTGCAACCCGTACCATGCGCCTGGCTGCGCTGCCCCTGATCCTGTTTTGCGCCGGACTCGCCGGTTGCGCCTCCAGGCCCATGTCGGGCGACACCTCGGCATCCACGCCTGGGCCAGGGACGACCGTCGGAGGTGCCACGACCACGGCGCCTCTGGAGTCCAGCCGCCCGACCTATGCTGGACCCTGGGAGGATCCGTCCAGTCCGCTCTATGAGCGCACCATCTATTTCGATTATGACTCTGCCGAGATCAAATCTCAGTATCTCAACCTGATCCGCACCCATGCGCGCTATCTCGGCAGCCAGCCTGACAGAAGGGTCACCCTGGAGGGGCATACCGACGAACGGGGCACGCGCGAGTACAATCTGGCCTTAGGCGATCAGCGTGCCGAGGCAGTACGTCGGTTCATGCTCGCCGAGGGCGTCCCGGCCAAGCAGCTTGCGACCCTGAGCTATGGCGAGGAGCGTCCAGCCGACCCTGGACACAGCGAGGCGTCCTGGCGCCTCAACCGCCGTGTCATCCTCCAATATTGA
- the tolR gene encoding protein TolR, translating to MVKHSRRRTRRRLMAEINVVPYIDVMLVLLVIFMVTAPLITSGVKVNLPQVRAGAIAGPTTESVVITVDQFGDYYLDLGAEKDQPASDQILYDRLRVALEYRPDTPVLVRGDHRVDYGRVVRAMAIAQKAGAPEVGLITAPPERREP from the coding sequence ATGGTCAAGCACAGCCGCCGCCGTACCCGCCGTCGTCTCATGGCCGAGATCAATGTCGTGCCCTATATCGACGTGATGCTGGTGCTCTTGGTCATCTTCATGGTGACGGCCCCGCTCATCACCAGCGGGGTCAAGGTCAATCTGCCCCAGGTCCGGGCCGGCGCCATCGCAGGCCCGACCACCGAGTCTGTGGTCATCACCGTCGATCAGTTCGGCGACTATTATCTCGACCTCGGCGCCGAGAAGGACCAGCCGGCGAGCGACCAGATCCTCTATGATCGGCTACGGGTGGCGCTCGAATACCGGCCCGATACGCCGGTCCTGGTGCGCGGCGACCACAGGGTCGACTATGGGCGCGTGGTGCGTGCCATGGCCATCGCCCAGAAGGCCGGCGCGCCCGAGGTCGGGCTGATCACCGCGCCGCCGGAGCGCCGCGAGCCCTGA
- the ilvC gene encoding ketol-acid reductoisomerase — translation MNVYYDKDADLSLIQGKKVTIVGYGSQGHAHANNLRDSGVSVTVALRPGSASAAKATNAGLTVKPIAEAVADADVVMILAPDEHQAALYRDEIAPNIKQGAALAFAHGFNIHFGQIVPREDLDVIMIAPKGPGHLVRSTYTQGGGVPSLIAVHQDATGQARDIALAYAVANGGGRAGIIETSFREECETDLFGEQVVLCGGLTALIQAGFETLVEAGYAPEMAYFECLHEVKLIVDLIYEGGIANMRYSISNTAEYGDLTRGPRLITDETRAEMRRILREIQTGQFAREFIAENQAGAPVLKAMRRLGAAHPIEQVGERLREMMPWIREKKLVDKSRN, via the coding sequence ATCAACGTGTATTACGACAAGGACGCCGACCTGTCACTGATCCAAGGGAAGAAGGTGACCATCGTTGGCTATGGCTCGCAGGGCCATGCCCACGCCAACAACCTCAGGGACTCCGGTGTCTCGGTCACCGTGGCGCTGCGTCCGGGTTCGGCCTCGGCGGCCAAGGCCACCAATGCCGGCCTGACGGTCAAGCCCATCGCCGAGGCCGTGGCCGATGCCGATGTGGTCATGATCCTGGCCCCCGACGAGCATCAGGCCGCGCTCTATCGCGATGAGATCGCGCCCAACATCAAACAGGGTGCGGCGCTCGCCTTCGCCCACGGCTTCAACATCCACTTTGGCCAGATCGTCCCGCGCGAGGATCTGGACGTCATCATGATCGCCCCCAAGGGCCCGGGCCACCTGGTGCGCTCGACCTATACCCAGGGCGGCGGCGTGCCCTCGCTGATCGCGGTCCATCAGGACGCCACCGGCCAGGCGCGCGACATCGCCCTGGCCTATGCCGTGGCCAATGGCGGTGGTCGTGCCGGCATCATCGAGACCAGCTTCCGCGAGGAGTGCGAGACCGATCTCTTCGGCGAGCAGGTGGTCCTGTGCGGTGGGTTGACGGCCCTGATCCAGGCTGGGTTCGAGACCCTGGTCGAGGCCGGGTATGCCCCCGAGATGGCCTATTTCGAGTGTCTGCACGAGGTGAAGCTGATCGTGGATCTCATCTACGAGGGCGGTATCGCCAACATGCGCTACTCGATCTCCAATACCGCCGAGTACGGCGACCTGACCCGCGGCCCGCGCCTCATCACCGACGAGACCCGGGCCGAGATGCGGCGCATCCTGCGCGAGATCCAGACCGGCCAGTTTGCGCGTGAGTTCATCGCCGAGAACCAGGCCGGCGCCCCGGTGCTCAAGGCCATGCGTCGTCTCGGCGCCGCCCACCCGATCGAGCAGGTCGGCGAGCGTCTGCGTGAGATGATGCCCTGGATCCGCGAGAAAAAGCTGGTCGACAAGAGCCGTAACTGA